From Campylobacter upsaliensis, the proteins below share one genomic window:
- the neuC gene encoding UDP-N-acetylglucosamine 2-epimerase — protein MKKIVFITGTRADFSKIKSLMLKVEKANDFELFIFATGMHMSKNFGLTVKEIEKCGFKNIFKFINHDKYFQMDKALSATIDGFSRFIHELEPDLIVVHGDRIEPLAACMVGSLNNILVAHIEGGEISGTIDDSIRHAISKLAHIHLVNDQMAKKRLIQMGEAEDSIFIIGSPDLEILAHNKISLELAKNYYDIPYENYALVMFHPVTTEFHTLKEQSDCLVEALKKSQKNYIVIYPNNDLGFEQILQSYEDLKKFKNFKFFPSLRFEYFITLLKNADFIIGNSSCILKEAVYLNIPGILVGSRQNGRKGQESVKCVETKTEVILQAIHTLQKPNNINKNKKLKILDSSKLFFKHLQNGDFFKIKQQKIFKDLK, from the coding sequence ATGAAAAAAATTGTTTTCATCACAGGCACGAGAGCAGATTTTTCTAAAATCAAATCTTTAATGTTAAAAGTTGAAAAAGCAAATGATTTTGAACTTTTTATCTTTGCAACAGGTATGCATATGAGTAAAAATTTTGGACTAACTGTGAAAGAGATAGAAAAATGCGGCTTTAAAAATATTTTTAAGTTTATCAATCACGACAAATATTTTCAAATGGATAAGGCTTTAAGTGCGACCATAGACGGCTTTTCGCGTTTTATCCACGAGTTAGAACCTGATTTAATAGTCGTTCACGGCGATAGAATTGAGCCTTTGGCTGCTTGTATGGTGGGAAGTCTTAATAATATCTTGGTAGCACATATTGAAGGAGGTGAGATTTCAGGCACAATTGATGATAGTATAAGACACGCCATCTCTAAACTTGCACATATTCATTTAGTTAATGATCAAATGGCTAAAAAACGCCTGATTCAAATGGGAGAAGCCGAAGATTCCATTTTTATCATAGGATCTCCCGATTTAGAAATTTTAGCACACAATAAAATTTCACTTGAATTAGCAAAAAACTACTATGATATTCCTTATGAAAATTATGCTTTAGTGATGTTTCATCCTGTCACTACGGAATTTCACACTTTAAAAGAGCAAAGCGATTGTTTGGTTGAAGCTCTTAAAAAAAGTCAAAAAAATTACATTGTTATTTATCCCAACAATGACTTGGGATTTGAACAAATTCTTCAAAGCTATGAAGATTTAAAGAAATTTAAAAATTTTAAATTTTTTCCCTCTTTGCGTTTTGAGTATTTTATAACTTTACTGAAAAATGCCGATTTCATCATAGGAAATTCTAGCTGTATCTTAAAGGAAGCAGTGTATTTAAATATCCCAGGCATACTTGTAGGCTCAAGGCAAAATGGAAGAAAGGGTCAAGAGAGCGTTAAGTGCGTAGAAACAAAAACGGAAGTAATTTTACAAGCCATACATACACTTCAAAAGCCAAATAATATAAATAAAAATAAGAAATTAAAAATTTTAGACAGTTCGAAATTATTTTTTAAACACTTGCAAAATGGCGATTTTTTCAAAATCAAACAGCAAAAAATTTTCAAGGACTTAAAATGA
- a CDS encoding alpha-2,3-sialyltransferase, with translation MLLPSKRAYKNARKLRNYDNSKLTDNLYYRLIKDLIKLPSNIKHHLKTRRF, from the coding sequence ATGCTCTTACCTTCAAAAAGAGCTTATAAAAATGCACGGAAACTTAGAAATTACGATAACTCAAAATTAACGGATAATCTTTATTATCGCCTCATCAAAGATCTTATTAAACTTCCTAGCAATATCAAACATCATCTTAAAACAAGGAGATTTTAA
- the neuB gene encoding N-acetylneuraminate synthase yields MQEIKIGKLIVSQNTSPLVVPEIGINHNGSLELAKLMVDSAARAGAKIIKHQTHIIEDEMSKEAKKVIPGNAKISIYEIMKKCALNEKDERELKEYVEKQGLVYLSTPFSRAGANRLEDMGVSAYKIGSGECNNTPLIKHIASFKKPIILSTGMNDIKSITQSVKILKDFEVPFVLLHTTNLYPTPPHLVRLHAMLTLQKEFNALVGLSDHTTNNLACLGAVALGACMIERHFSDTMNRQGPDIICSMDENALKELIIQSEQIALMRGLNAKKEAAKEEQVTIDFAFASVVSIKPIKRGEILSEENIWVKRPSLGGIPAREFENILGKKALRDIECDSQLSKEDFQ; encoded by the coding sequence ATGCAAGAAATAAAAATAGGAAAATTAATCGTCTCACAGAATACTTCTCCTTTAGTCGTGCCTGAAATAGGGATTAATCATAATGGTAGCCTAGAATTAGCCAAGCTTATGGTCGATTCTGCTGCAAGGGCTGGAGCTAAAATCATCAAGCATCAAACGCACATTATAGAAGATGAAATGAGCAAGGAGGCTAAAAAAGTCATACCTGGGAATGCTAAAATTAGCATTTATGAGATTATGAAAAAATGTGCGCTTAATGAGAAAGATGAAAGAGAGCTTAAAGAATATGTAGAAAAACAAGGACTTGTCTATCTTAGCACTCCTTTTAGTAGAGCTGGAGCTAATCGCTTAGAAGATATGGGAGTAAGTGCCTATAAAATAGGCTCTGGAGAATGTAATAACACTCCACTCATTAAACATATCGCCTCCTTTAAAAAACCCATAATATTAAGCACTGGTATGAACGACATTAAAAGCATTACACAAAGTGTAAAAATTTTAAAAGATTTTGAAGTGCCTTTCGTGCTTTTACACACGACAAATCTTTACCCAACTCCCCCTCATCTTGTAAGACTTCACGCTATGCTAACCTTACAAAAAGAATTTAATGCTCTTGTGGGACTTAGCGACCACACGACTAATAATCTTGCTTGTTTAGGAGCTGTAGCACTTGGTGCTTGTATGATAGAAAGACATTTTAGCGATACAATGAATAGACAAGGACCCGACATCATCTGCTCTATGGACGAAAATGCCCTAAAAGAACTCATCATACAAAGTGAGCAAATCGCATTAATGAGAGGCTTAAATGCCAAAAAAGAAGCTGCAAAAGAAGAACAAGTTACTATCGATTTTGCTTTTGCAAGTGTGGTAAGCATTAAGCCTATTAAAAGGGGTGAGATTTTAAGCGAGGAAAATATTTGGGTAAAAAGACCCTCATTAGGCGGTATCCCTGCTCGTGAGTTTGAAAATATTCTAGGCAAAAAAGCTTTGAGGGATATAGAGTGTGATAGTCAGCTTAGTAAAGAGGATTTTCAATGA
- a CDS encoding alpha-2,3-sialyltransferase — MNIKKAIIAGNAPSLKNIDYTLLPQDYDVFRCNQFYLEDKYYLGKKLKAVFFNSCVFFENYYTLKELIKNEEYTTSLIFCSSHKHLEEKDFLENFKDFYPDSTMGHEILSRLEKFYAWTIFNDIYENRRFTSAIYMCAIAVAMGYKELYLAGIDFYNTGSTYAYTQGENLTRIFGDFKKYNGHTQDIELEALELLKELYDVKIYCLCPTSPLAKFVTPPPPLNFSS; from the coding sequence ATGAACATAAAAAAAGCTATCATCGCTGGTAATGCTCCTAGTTTAAAAAACATAGATTACACTCTTTTGCCGCAAGATTATGATGTTTTTCGTTGTAATCAATTTTATCTTGAAGATAAATACTATTTAGGGAAAAAACTTAAGGCTGTATTTTTTAACTCTTGTGTCTTTTTTGAAAATTACTATACTCTTAAAGAATTAATTAAAAATGAAGAATATACCACCTCTTTGATTTTTTGCTCCTCACATAAGCATCTCGAGGAGAAAGATTTTTTAGAAAATTTTAAGGATTTTTACCCAGATAGCACTATGGGGCATGAAATTTTAAGTCGATTGGAAAAGTTTTATGCCTGGACTATTTTTAATGATATTTATGAAAATCGCCGTTTTACAAGTGCGATTTATATGTGTGCAATTGCCGTAGCTATGGGTTATAAGGAGCTTTATTTGGCTGGGATTGATTTTTATAACACCGGCTCAACTTATGCTTATACGCAAGGAGAAAATCTTACGCGTATTTTTGGCGATTTTAAAAAATATAATGGACATACTCAAGATATAGAATTAGAAGCCTTAGAATTATTAAAAGAGCTTTACGATGTAAAAATTTATTGCCTTTGTCCTACTAGTCCTTTAGCCAAATTTGTAACCCCCCCCCCCCCCCTCAATTTCTCATCTTAA